In Kitasatospora gansuensis, a genomic segment contains:
- a CDS encoding PLD nuclease N-terminal domain-containing protein translates to MLRILPPLLLLALWIWAFIDCLTTPEQEVKHMPKVIWVIVVLLFPLVGSIAWLAIGKRRDGLASARSASRSAGRQVAPDDNPEFLASLKKDQRDRDAELLKQWEADLRRREEELRDKGDEGNPDKR, encoded by the coding sequence GTGTTGAGGATTCTGCCGCCACTGCTCCTGCTCGCCCTCTGGATCTGGGCGTTCATCGACTGCCTGACCACTCCGGAGCAGGAGGTGAAGCACATGCCCAAGGTGATCTGGGTGATCGTCGTGCTGCTCTTCCCGCTGGTCGGCTCGATCGCCTGGCTGGCCATCGGCAAGCGGCGCGACGGCCTGGCCTCGGCCCGGAGCGCGAGCCGCTCGGCCGGCCGCCAGGTGGCACCGGACGACAACCCCGAGTTCCTCGCCTCGCTGAAGAAGGACCAGCGCGACCGGGACGCCGAGCTGCTCAAGCAGTGGGAGGCCGACCTGCGCCGCCGCGAGGAGGAACTGCGCGACAAGGGCGACGAGGGGAACCCCGACAAGCGCTGA